The following are encoded together in the Drosophila biarmipes strain raj3 chromosome 3L, RU_DBia_V1.1, whole genome shotgun sequence genome:
- the LOC108035019 gene encoding neuropeptide-like 3 codes for MYKLVVFFALLAVVAARPGYLESGPLLHSYAAPAIIHEPALAKVGAIIKTVPSAVSHQSISQVHSSAHIIQPIVAPVLKTYAAPIIKTYAAPALHTTLLSSPWAGHGWSGHGWAPSW; via the exons ATGTACAAGTTG GTGGTGTTCTTCGCTCTGCTCGCCGTGGTGGCTGCCCGTCCGGGTTACCTGGAATCTGGTCCTTTGCTGCATAGCTATGCCGCCCCGGCCATCATCCACGAGCCCGCTCTGGCCAAGGTGGGCGCCATCATCAAGACCGTGCCCAGCGCCGTCTCCCACCAGAGCATCAGCCAGGTGCACAGCTCGGCCCACATCATCCAGCCGATTGTGGCCCCCGTCCTGAAGACCTATGCCGCCCCCATCATCAAGACCTATGCGGCTCCCGCCCTCCACACGACCCTCCTCTCATCCCCGTGGGCTGGACACGGTTGGTCTGGCCACGGCTGGGCCCCATCCTGGTAA